The following coding sequences are from one Prochlorococcus sp. MIT 1314 window:
- a CDS encoding carboxypeptidase M32: MAETHWNKLGAYLKETQILGSIQNTLYWDQNTGMPKKGASWRSEQLTYIAKVLHERNSSEEFSNLIQSAKNELADIERNSDNQLFIKDKERNISLLLKEFNRERNLDPKLVESLAKAKSKGYESWQEAKEKSDFKIFLPFFEELVKLRIEEAKQISDKYSPWETLAQPFEPELTLKWLHKMFQPLKDTLPEMIRGINKSKKYHWDLSPESQHNLCSQLLDEFGRDKDLVVVGKSPHPFSITLGPNDYRITTRIVEGEPLSSFLATAHEWGHSIYEQGLPSQSHQWFAWPLGQATSMGIHESQSLFWENRIVKSKSFSKRFFNKFVSAGCSLDNYLELWKSINHLEAGLNRVEADELTYGLHILIRTELEIDLIERGLPAEDIPTEWNKRYDELLGIKPSNDSEGCLQDVHWSEGAFGYFPSYLLGHVISAQISSQMERDIGLIDNLIENGEYQKIIFWLKNNIHKYGRSVNCMELVRAVTNEELSPKYFINNLRSKINDFC; this comes from the coding sequence TTGGCTGAAACTCATTGGAATAAGCTGGGTGCTTACCTTAAAGAAACACAAATATTAGGTTCAATCCAAAATACACTTTATTGGGATCAGAATACTGGAATGCCAAAGAAAGGTGCTTCTTGGAGGTCTGAACAACTTACTTATATTGCAAAAGTATTGCATGAAAGAAATTCTTCCGAGGAATTTTCTAATTTAATACAATCTGCTAAAAATGAACTAGCAGATATTGAAAGAAATTCCGATAATCAACTTTTCATAAAAGATAAAGAAAGAAATATTAGTCTTTTATTGAAGGAATTTAATAGAGAAAGAAATTTAGATCCTAAATTAGTTGAGTCTCTAGCAAAGGCAAAATCTAAAGGGTATGAAAGCTGGCAAGAAGCCAAGGAAAAATCAGATTTTAAAATTTTCCTTCCTTTTTTTGAAGAATTAGTTAAATTGCGGATTGAAGAGGCAAAACAAATATCAGATAAATATTCACCATGGGAAACTTTAGCCCAACCCTTTGAGCCTGAATTAACTTTAAAGTGGCTGCATAAAATGTTTCAGCCTTTGAAAGATACTCTCCCAGAGATGATTAGAGGGATTAATAAATCCAAGAAATATCACTGGGATTTGAGTCCCGAATCTCAACATAATCTATGTTCTCAATTACTTGATGAGTTTGGGAGAGATAAAGATCTAGTTGTTGTTGGTAAATCTCCCCATCCTTTTTCGATTACATTAGGACCTAATGATTACAGGATTACGACAAGAATTGTTGAAGGAGAACCATTATCAAGTTTTTTAGCAACTGCGCATGAGTGGGGTCATTCTATTTATGAGCAGGGTTTGCCATCTCAAAGTCATCAATGGTTTGCTTGGCCTTTAGGTCAAGCAACCTCTATGGGTATTCATGAAAGTCAATCTTTATTTTGGGAAAATAGAATAGTTAAATCCAAATCTTTTTCAAAAAGATTTTTTAACAAATTTGTTTCGGCTGGATGTTCTCTTGATAATTATTTAGAACTATGGAAATCTATCAATCATTTGGAAGCAGGATTAAATAGGGTTGAAGCGGATGAATTGACTTATGGCTTACACATATTAATAAGAACCGAACTCGAAATAGATTTAATTGAAAGAGGTTTACCCGCTGAAGATATTCCAACAGAATGGAATAAAAGATATGATGAACTCCTAGGAATTAAACCATCTAATGATTCAGAAGGTTGTCTTCAAGATGTTCATTGGAGTGAAGGGGCGTTTGGATATTTCCCCTCATATTTGTTAGGACATGTTATAAGTGCGCAAATATCTTCTCAAATGGAAAGAGACATAGGTTTGATTGACAACTTAATTGAAAATGGTGAATATCAAAAGATCATCTTTTGGTTAAAAAATAATATACATAAATATGGCAGATCAGTTAATTGTATGGAGTTGGTAAGAGCTGTAACTAATGAAGAACTATCGCCAAAATATTTTATTAATAATTTAAGGTCTAAAATAAATGATTTTTGCTGA
- a CDS encoding lysylphosphatidylglycerol synthase domain-containing protein, protein MIFNIKIQSYWKFFKKINFSGLKTIFFLSSLLYFCIYFFYNLDQISFDINLERNGINLFLSFLFCVLSIFLNAYAWKYIIKWFGKECKGNNLISFYILTNILKYVPGGIWHFVERLNFIQKRSNPQIAFYSTLIEPYFMLSGSFLLASLGVIFSPLYFFFILPLVFLNRKLIYIVLKRLESLKGKAFEVLRLSNSKYQFEKRINIISFFPTKAILLEIGFVLSKFLGFYICLNTFNTNLTPNIIFLLVVFSLSWSLGLIVPAAPSGIGVFEACLLFFVGRNIPQNIILVAVIYFRVISTFADLLLSLPFLTKKLLKKT, encoded by the coding sequence ATGATATTTAATATTAAGATTCAATCATATTGGAAATTTTTTAAGAAAATTAATTTTAGTGGCTTAAAGACTATTTTCTTTTTATCAAGTTTGTTATATTTTTGCATTTATTTTTTTTATAATTTAGACCAAATTTCTTTTGATATAAATTTAGAAAGAAATGGTATTAATCTATTTTTATCATTTTTGTTTTGTGTTTTAAGTATTTTTCTAAACGCATATGCATGGAAATACATAATTAAATGGTTCGGTAAAGAATGCAAAGGAAATAACTTAATTTCCTTCTATATTTTAACTAATATTCTCAAATACGTTCCGGGAGGAATTTGGCATTTTGTTGAAAGACTAAATTTTATCCAAAAAAGAAGTAACCCTCAGATCGCTTTTTATTCGACACTTATAGAACCTTATTTTATGTTGAGTGGATCTTTTCTTTTGGCATCACTAGGAGTTATTTTTTCACCATTGTACTTTTTTTTTATTTTGCCCTTAGTATTTTTAAATAGGAAATTAATTTATATTGTATTAAAAAGGTTAGAGTCTCTTAAGGGCAAAGCATTTGAGGTTTTGAGACTTTCAAATTCAAAGTATCAATTTGAAAAGAGAATAAATATAATTTCTTTTTTTCCTACCAAAGCAATTTTACTTGAAATTGGTTTTGTTTTATCTAAATTTCTTGGGTTTTATATTTGCTTGAATACTTTTAATACAAATCTTACTCCAAACATCATTTTTTTATTAGTAGTTTTTTCTTTATCATGGTCTTTAGGTTTGATAGTGCCAGCGGCTCCTAGTGGAATTGGTGTTTTTGAAGCTTGCCTCCTTTTTTTTGTTGGCAGAAATATTCCACAAAATATAATTCTTGTCGCAGTAATTTATTTTAGGGTTATTTCTACATTTGCTGATCTGTTATTAAGTCTTCCTTTTTTGACTAAAAAACTGTTGAAGAAAACTTAG
- a CDS encoding iron ABC transporter permease: MKILIQGFKKGITKLRLFYIISFVVALFVIIPISNFLLEGIEYLLGGNFSVGISGGEEVLGTLQVLVLTSLFGGGLGTLNGWLLSNCDFKFRKVLRICQLIPLAAPAYLITAVLQDLGSIFGYQVTGLWWGVLILSISTYPYVYILANESFNKFGVNQINASRGLGVGPWMSFFKVALPMALPALITGISLMCMEVMNELGTFELLNVPSISTGIAENWIIEGNPKSAIGLSLVALLIIFTLIIFEKFSRRKSKRWSENPASEDSQGWELRKSRAFLAITLALFPPIFSFGIPCFWILLNIDQIQKGLSIELLTLSFRTISLGLITALITILFSLILSLASRPNQSLFLRPITKLAGIGYAIPGTVLALSVISISSSKFHFIAICLLIWGYLVRFLTISKGSIDSSLERISPSLDEAALGLGENWLGIFKRIHLPLLKGPIFVGSLLVFVDTIKELPITFILRPFDFDTLSVRIYQYAGDERMVEAILPAIFIMTLGLIASIKLIPSLEKKN, encoded by the coding sequence TTGAAAATACTTATTCAAGGATTTAAAAAAGGAATAACGAAATTAAGACTTTTTTATATAATTTCTTTTGTTGTTGCACTGTTCGTAATTATTCCCATTTCCAATTTTCTTCTTGAAGGAATTGAATATCTTTTAGGTGGAAATTTTTCAGTAGGGATTTCAGGAGGAGAAGAGGTACTAGGCACTTTACAGGTGTTAGTACTTACAAGTTTATTTGGAGGGGGATTAGGAACCTTGAATGGATGGTTACTCTCAAACTGTGATTTTAAGTTCAGGAAAGTTCTGCGTATTTGCCAACTCATTCCACTTGCTGCTCCAGCATATCTAATAACAGCTGTTTTACAGGATTTAGGGAGTATTTTTGGGTATCAAGTAACTGGTTTATGGTGGGGAGTTTTAATACTGTCAATTTCAACTTATCCTTATGTATATATTCTCGCGAACGAAAGTTTTAATAAGTTTGGAGTTAATCAAATCAATGCTAGTAGAGGATTGGGAGTTGGACCATGGATGAGCTTCTTTAAAGTCGCTTTACCAATGGCACTACCAGCACTAATCACAGGAATAAGTTTAATGTGTATGGAAGTAATGAATGAGTTGGGTACATTTGAATTATTAAATGTACCAAGTATTTCCACAGGTATAGCTGAAAATTGGATTATTGAGGGCAATCCAAAAAGTGCTATTGGATTATCTTTGGTAGCGTTATTGATAATTTTCACTTTAATTATTTTTGAGAAATTTTCAAGAAGAAAATCAAAGAGGTGGAGTGAAAATCCTGCGTCGGAAGATTCACAAGGATGGGAATTAAGAAAATCTAGAGCTTTTTTGGCAATAACCTTAGCCTTATTTCCTCCAATTTTCTCTTTTGGAATACCATGTTTTTGGATTCTGCTAAATATTGATCAAATTCAAAAAGGCTTATCTATAGAATTACTTACATTATCATTTAGGACTATTAGTCTAGGACTTATTACTGCATTAATAACGATCCTATTCTCTTTAATACTTTCCTTAGCTAGCCGCCCAAATCAAAGCTTATTCCTAAGACCCATTACAAAGCTTGCGGGAATAGGTTATGCAATCCCAGGCACCGTATTAGCTTTATCTGTAATAAGCATTTCTTCTTCAAAATTTCATTTCATTGCTATTTGCTTACTAATTTGGGGTTATCTTGTGCGATTTCTAACTATTTCAAAAGGTTCCATTGATTCAAGTCTTGAAAGGATTTCTCCTAGTCTTGATGAAGCTGCATTAGGACTAGGAGAGAACTGGCTTGGAATATTCAAAAGGATACATCTACCTCTACTCAAAGGACCAATATTTGTAGGCTCACTTTTAGTTTTTGTAGACACCATAAAAGAATTACCCATAACATTTATTTTAAGACCGTTCGATTTTGATACTTTGTCTGTGAGAATATATCAATATGCTGGTGATGAAAGAATGGTAGAGGCAATATTACCTGCCATTTTTATCATGACTTTAGGACTTATTGCATCAATTAAATTAATACCAAGTTTAGAGAAAAAAAACTAA
- a CDS encoding inorganic diphosphatase yields MANLNQPPSRVTPNLLHILNAFTDSSNTIINTIVELNSNTINKYELITETGHLKLDRVGYSSLAYPFAYGCIPRTWDEDGDPLDVEIVGVTEPLIPGSIVEARIIGVMKFDDGGEVDDKVIAVLADDKRMDHISSYEDLGDHWLKETKYYWEHYKDLKKPGTCTVNGFFGIEEAVKVIKDCEERYKKEIDPKLVN; encoded by the coding sequence ATGGCAAATCTAAATCAGCCCCCAAGCAGGGTTACCCCAAATTTATTGCACATACTAAATGCTTTCACTGACAGCTCAAATACAATAATAAACACTATTGTTGAATTGAATTCTAATACCATAAATAAATATGAATTAATTACAGAAACGGGTCATCTTAAACTTGATAGGGTAGGTTATTCATCACTTGCGTATCCTTTTGCTTATGGATGTATTCCAAGGACATGGGACGAAGATGGAGATCCGCTTGATGTAGAAATTGTTGGGGTAACTGAGCCATTGATACCCGGATCTATTGTGGAAGCAAGGATTATTGGGGTGATGAAATTTGATGATGGTGGAGAGGTTGATGATAAGGTAATAGCGGTTCTCGCAGATGATAAAAGAATGGATCATATCTCAAGTTATGAAGACCTTGGAGATCATTGGTTAAAAGAAACAAAGTATTATTGGGAGCACTACAAAGATCTAAAAAAACCAGGAACATGTACTGTCAATGGTTTTTTTGGGATAGAAGAAGCTGTTAAAGTGATTAAAGATTGTGAAGAGAGATACAAAAAAGAAATTGATCCTAAATTAGTAAATTAA
- the rpoD gene encoding RNA polymerase sigma factor RpoD: protein MCPVAAESKNSNSSAKKKINKKLNSNSETVVEEDSNKNSQNIHSSSALNGTSIENNNEFNDSEEEDKGLGNIKLGPKGIYTEDSIRVYLQEIGRIRLLRPDEEIELARKIADLLQLEELATQYESEKGHFPSVREWAELIDMPLPKFRRRLLLGRRAKEKMVQSNLRLVVSIAKKYMNRGLSFQDLIQEGSLGLIRAAEKFDHEKGYKFSTYATWWIRQAITRAIADQSRTIRLPVHLYETISRIKKTTKVLSQEFGRKPSEEEIAESMEMTIEKLRFIAKSAQLPISLETPIGKEEDSRLGDFIEADIENPEQDVSKTLLREDLEGVLATLSPRERDVLRLRYGIDDGRMKTLEEIGQIFDVTRERIRQIEAKALRKLRHPNRNGVLKEYIK, encoded by the coding sequence ATGTGTCCAGTCGCAGCAGAATCAAAGAATTCTAACTCTAGTGCAAAAAAAAAGATTAATAAAAAACTTAACAGTAATTCAGAAACTGTAGTTGAAGAAGATAGTAATAAAAATAGTCAAAATATACATTCATCTTCAGCTTTAAACGGAACCAGCATAGAAAATAATAATGAATTTAATGATTCTGAGGAAGAAGATAAGGGTCTTGGGAACATAAAGCTTGGGCCAAAAGGTATATATACTGAAGATTCAATAAGAGTATACCTCCAAGAAATTGGGAGGATTAGACTTTTAAGACCAGATGAAGAAATTGAACTTGCAAGAAAAATTGCTGATTTACTCCAATTAGAAGAACTAGCCACTCAATATGAGTCAGAAAAAGGCCATTTCCCATCTGTTAGAGAATGGGCCGAATTAATAGATATGCCTCTTCCTAAATTCAGAAGAAGACTCTTGTTAGGAAGAAGAGCTAAAGAAAAAATGGTTCAATCAAATTTAAGATTGGTTGTTTCCATTGCAAAAAAATACATGAATAGAGGTTTATCATTTCAAGATTTAATACAAGAAGGAAGTTTGGGTCTTATTAGGGCAGCAGAAAAATTTGACCATGAAAAAGGTTACAAATTCTCTACTTATGCTACCTGGTGGATTCGCCAAGCCATCACTCGAGCAATCGCAGATCAAAGTAGGACTATTAGATTACCAGTTCATTTATATGAGACAATATCCAGAATAAAAAAAACCACAAAAGTTCTTAGCCAAGAATTCGGAAGGAAGCCAAGTGAAGAAGAAATTGCTGAGAGTATGGAAATGACAATTGAAAAATTAAGATTTATTGCTAAAAGTGCTCAGCTACCTATTTCTTTAGAAACTCCTATAGGTAAAGAAGAAGACTCAAGACTTGGAGACTTCATTGAGGCAGATATAGAAAATCCAGAGCAAGATGTTTCTAAAACTCTGTTAAGAGAAGATTTAGAAGGAGTCCTAGCAACTTTAAGCCCAAGGGAAAGGGATGTTCTTAGATTAAGATATGGAATTGACGACGGAAGAATGAAAACTCTTGAAGAAATTGGACAGATTTTTGATGTGACTAGAGAAAGAATTAGACAAATAGAAGCCAAAGCCCTCAGAAAACTGAGACATCCAAATCGAAATGGGGTTTTAAAAGAATATATAAAATAA
- a CDS encoding GTP-binding protein, whose translation MSKNLLPVTIISGFLGSGKTTLLNHILKNQVGIKTAVLVNEFGEIGIDNDLIIEGSEDMIELNNGCICCSINGELLNTVSKVLERSEKIDYLIVETTGLADPLPVAMTFAAGDLREKVRLDSIITVIDGENFDFEINNTSIAYSQILYGDILLLNKCDLVNEEQLKKVEKFINKIKKEPRILRSTNSEVGLQTIMSVGLFETDTFQFEKDKKNLEDTSHDHSSHSHDHSSHSHDHSSHSHDHSSHSHDHSSHSHDHSSHSHESINSIEGFTSVSYETFEPFSLRKFQYFLDNEISQNVFRAKGILWFMESERKHIFHLSGKRFSLDDEEWTKKKSNKIVIIGKNLDHQTIKNQLSSCRFNSN comes from the coding sequence ATGTCTAAAAATTTATTGCCAGTTACTATTATTAGTGGATTTTTAGGTTCTGGCAAAACTACACTTCTAAATCATATTTTAAAAAATCAAGTTGGTATTAAAACAGCTGTTTTAGTCAACGAATTTGGAGAAATCGGAATAGATAATGACTTAATAATAGAAGGATCAGAAGATATGATCGAATTAAATAATGGATGTATATGTTGCTCTATCAATGGCGAATTATTAAATACAGTTTCCAAAGTTTTAGAAAGATCTGAAAAGATAGACTATTTAATTGTTGAGACAACTGGGCTAGCCGATCCATTACCAGTAGCTATGACTTTTGCGGCTGGTGATCTTAGAGAAAAAGTAAGATTAGACTCGATCATTACTGTTATTGATGGAGAAAATTTTGATTTTGAAATTAATAATACAAGTATCGCCTATTCTCAAATTTTGTACGGAGATATACTCCTTCTAAATAAATGTGATTTAGTGAATGAAGAACAATTAAAGAAAGTAGAAAAATTTATAAATAAAATAAAAAAAGAACCCAGGATCTTAAGATCAACAAATAGTGAAGTTGGATTACAAACAATCATGAGCGTAGGTCTATTTGAGACAGATACTTTTCAATTTGAGAAGGATAAAAAAAATTTAGAAGATACTTCGCACGATCATTCTTCTCATTCACACGATCACTCTTCTCATTCACACGATCATTCTTCTCATTCACACGATCATTCTTCTCATTCACACGATCATTCTTCTCATTCACACGATCATTCTTCTCATTCACACGAATCGATAAATAGTATTGAAGGGTTTACATCAGTTTCTTATGAGACATTTGAACCATTTTCCTTAAGGAAGTTTCAATATTTCTTAGATAATGAAATTTCACAAAATGTATTTAGAGCAAAAGGAATCTTATGGTTTATGGAAAGTGAAAGAAAACATATTTTTCACTTATCAGGGAAACGTTTTTCTCTAGATGATGAAGAATGGACAAAGAAAAAATCTAACAAGATAGTAATAATTGGGAAAAACTTAGATCATCAAACTATTAAGAATCAACTTTCTTCATGTAGATTTAATTCAAATTAG
- the larC gene encoding nickel pincer cofactor biosynthesis protein LarC produces MEDVLIECSPGISGDMLLGAFYDLGVPKKVIEQPLIDLGLKDQYNLEFEESKSCSIRGIKAKVENIDCGPIKRNWRSIKQLILNGNLEDKLQKLIFEVFESLASAEGKVHGINSEDVHFHEIGAIDSLVDIIGVCAALNFLNPKKVYCNEPMLGKGFVQTQHGKLSVPPPAVIELIRKKNIKVLSSFDSIEGELSTPTGIALLSNLVNYVQPPSKYSINSYGVGIGNLKFPFPNLVRVYKITSFEDPSINKQINPRCEEISVQEAWIDDQTPEDISNFVEKLRIEGAYDVSYQAINMKKNRIGFSIQAILPIEKKEYFMRLWFDYSNTIGVRERTQSRWILLRRRGECSTTFGNVKVKQTLKPDGSITMKPENDEVLRLKLDQKKSTYEIRKIIKESSKNFKAFENWK; encoded by the coding sequence ATGGAAGATGTTTTAATTGAATGTTCTCCAGGCATTTCTGGAGATATGTTGTTAGGAGCTTTTTATGACTTAGGTGTGCCTAAAAAGGTAATTGAACAACCGCTTATTGATCTTGGCTTAAAGGATCAATATAATCTAGAGTTTGAAGAATCTAAAAGTTGTTCAATCCGAGGTATTAAGGCGAAGGTTGAGAATATTGATTGCGGACCAATTAAAAGAAATTGGAGAAGTATTAAACAACTTATTTTAAATGGAAACTTAGAAGATAAATTACAGAAATTAATTTTTGAAGTGTTTGAATCTTTGGCAAGCGCAGAAGGAAAAGTTCATGGTATCAATTCTGAGGATGTTCATTTTCATGAAATTGGGGCTATCGATTCATTAGTGGATATCATAGGAGTATGTGCTGCATTAAATTTTTTAAATCCTAAAAAGGTTTATTGCAATGAACCAATGTTGGGAAAAGGCTTTGTTCAAACTCAACATGGGAAATTATCTGTCCCTCCCCCTGCTGTAATAGAGCTAATAAGAAAAAAAAATATTAAGGTTTTATCAAGCTTTGACTCAATAGAGGGGGAACTTTCTACACCAACTGGTATTGCTTTACTTTCTAATTTAGTTAACTATGTGCAACCTCCTTCAAAATATTCTATTAACTCCTATGGAGTAGGCATTGGCAACCTAAAATTCCCATTCCCGAATTTGGTTAGAGTTTATAAAATTACTTCATTTGAGGATCCCTCTATTAATAAACAAATTAATCCAAGGTGTGAAGAAATATCTGTTCAAGAAGCATGGATTGATGACCAAACACCTGAAGATATATCGAATTTTGTTGAGAAACTGAGAATAGAGGGAGCTTACGACGTTTCTTATCAAGCTATTAATATGAAAAAAAATAGAATTGGATTTTCTATTCAAGCAATCTTGCCAATAGAGAAAAAAGAATATTTTATGCGGTTATGGTTTGATTACTCCAATACTATTGGAGTGCGTGAAAGGACCCAATCTAGGTGGATATTGCTTAGAAGAAGAGGAGAATGTTCAACGACTTTTGGAAATGTAAAAGTTAAACAGACTTTGAAACCAGATGGATCCATCACTATGAAACCAGAAAATGACGAAGTTTTGAGATTAAAATTAGATCAAAAAAAATCAACATACGAAATAAGAAAAATAATAAAAGAATCAAGTAAAAATTTCAAAGCATTCGAAAACTGGAAATGA
- a CDS encoding secondary thiamine-phosphate synthase enzyme YjbQ: protein MEQIFSKLKFITHGEGFIDITYDLNLCVEKNNFHSGILNLTSLHTSCSLTINENADPNVLRDLKKYMQSIVPYDSYLTLSKNREEISYEHYQEGADDMPAHIKTSLTNTCLSLSFQDGKIMLGTWQAVYLWEHRFDQKERIINVHIIGEKR, encoded by the coding sequence ATGGAACAAATATTTTCAAAATTAAAATTCATAACCCATGGCGAGGGTTTTATTGATATCACATATGATTTAAATTTATGTGTTGAAAAAAATAATTTTCATTCCGGAATTTTAAATTTAACTTCACTTCATACAAGTTGCAGTTTGACTATTAATGAGAACGCAGATCCAAATGTACTGAGGGACCTAAAAAAGTATATGCAATCGATAGTTCCCTATGATTCCTACTTAACCTTATCAAAAAATAGAGAAGAAATATCCTATGAACATTATCAAGAAGGGGCTGACGATATGCCAGCACATATTAAAACATCCCTAACAAACACTTGTTTATCTTTGAGTTTTCAAGACGGGAAAATTATGCTTGGCACATGGCAAGCAGTTTATTTATGGGAACATCGATTTGATCAAAAGGAAAGAATCATTAATGTACATATAATTGGTGAGAAAAGGTAA
- a CDS encoding 4a-hydroxytetrahydrobiopterin dehydratase: protein MEPYILQDEELNELVVKIPGWEIKSKQIQREFNFANFIEAFAFMTKVALICEKYNHHPNWENVYAKVIIKLNTHDLGGITNLDQTLASEINKIFDQ from the coding sequence ATGGAACCCTACATTTTGCAAGATGAAGAATTGAATGAATTAGTTGTCAAAATACCTGGCTGGGAAATTAAATCTAAACAAATCCAAAGAGAATTTAACTTCGCTAATTTTATTGAAGCATTTGCTTTTATGACTAAGGTTGCTTTAATCTGTGAAAAATATAATCATCATCCCAACTGGGAGAATGTTTATGCAAAAGTAATAATTAAATTAAATACACATGATCTAGGAGGTATTACGAATCTGGATCAAACATTAGCTTCGGAAATCAACAAAATTTTTGATCAATAA
- the hemC gene encoding hydroxymethylbilane synthase — protein sequence MTNFKLKIASRRSKLAMVQTLWVKDQLERNIPNLEVSIEAMATQGDKILDVALAKIGDKGLFTKELEAQMLVGHADIAVHSLKDLPTNLPNGLKLGCITKREDPADALVVNKKNDCYKLENLPEGSIVGTSSLRRLAQLRNKYPHLNFKDIRGNVITRIEKLDAGEFDCIILAAAGLKRLGFESRIHQIIPSEVSLHAVGQGALGIECKSDDKNVLEIINILEDKPTSQRCLAERSFLRELEGGCQVPIGVNSKIQNEQLCLTGMVASLDGERLIKDQYIGNINDPEEVGKELAKKLKQQGAEEILSEIFEKFREK from the coding sequence ATGACTAATTTTAAGCTAAAAATAGCTAGTAGAAGAAGTAAGCTAGCAATGGTTCAAACTTTATGGGTTAAAGATCAACTAGAAAGGAATATTCCCAATTTAGAGGTATCTATAGAAGCTATGGCAACTCAAGGTGACAAAATCCTTGATGTAGCCTTAGCAAAAATAGGCGACAAAGGCTTATTTACAAAAGAACTTGAAGCACAAATGCTCGTAGGCCATGCAGATATAGCAGTACATTCTCTAAAAGATTTACCAACCAATTTGCCTAATGGCCTTAAATTAGGATGCATTACAAAAAGGGAGGATCCTGCAGATGCTTTAGTAGTAAACAAAAAAAATGACTGTTATAAATTAGAAAACTTACCTGAAGGTTCGATTGTTGGAACAAGCTCCTTAAGAAGACTTGCACAATTAAGAAATAAGTACCCACATCTTAATTTCAAAGATATCAGGGGAAATGTTATTACAAGAATTGAAAAATTAGATGCAGGAGAATTTGATTGTATAATTCTTGCGGCCGCTGGTTTAAAGAGATTAGGCTTTGAATCAAGAATTCACCAGATCATCCCAAGTGAAGTTTCCCTTCATGCCGTTGGCCAAGGAGCACTAGGCATTGAATGTAAATCTGATGATAAAAATGTTTTAGAAATTATAAATATCTTAGAAGATAAACCCACCAGTCAAAGATGTCTAGCAGAGAGGTCTTTTTTAAGAGAGCTTGAAGGTGGATGCCAAGTCCCAATAGGTGTGAATAGTAAAATTCAAAATGAACAACTTTGCCTTACTGGTATGGTTGCATCTCTTGATGGAGAAAGGCTTATTAAAGATCAATATATTGGCAATATTAATGATCCCGAAGAAGTAGGCAAAGAACTAGCTAAAAAATTAAAGCAGCAAGGTGCCGAAGAAATACTAAGCGAAATATTTGAAAAATTTAGAGAAAAATAA